In Rosa chinensis cultivar Old Blush chromosome 1, RchiOBHm-V2, whole genome shotgun sequence, a genomic segment contains:
- the LOC112182367 gene encoding probable lysine-specific demethylase ELF6 isoform X2 — MGDVKIPNWLKGLPLAPEFHPTHTEFADPIAYISKIEKEASEFGICKIIPPLPKPSKRYVFSNLNKSLAKRPELGSDLIPGNDGDAVKVGSGDGSNDGEVRAVFTTRHQELGQTVKRAKGAGVQDPPPSGVDKQVWQSGEVYTLEQFESKSRAFARSILGTIRDVSPLVIEAMFWKAASEKPIYIEYANDVPGSAFEEPEGLLCYSRRRRRKRNSYHRSGPNSDSKKSEMISSCERKSQNGEVEDASPKNVSLTSVEVPKSSALPGIVSTDETSQSSRKKSQNSSCDVEGVTSPMVYIGMLFSWFAWHVEDHELHSMNFLHNGSAKTWYSVPGDYAFAFEELIRTEAYGGTADRLAALSLLGNKTTLMSPEVVIASGIPCCRLIQNPGEFVVTFPRAYHVGFSHGFNCGEAANFGTPQWLKVAKEAAVRRAAMNYLPMLSHQQLLYLSTMSFVSRVPKSLLPGVRSSRMRDRQKEDRELSVKKAFIEDILNENDVLSALLGKESSCRAVLWNPDLLPNASKESSIPTASAPVDTNSKENATDTQGGNSTNDQNFLVDEMSLYMENLNDLYLGSDDLSDDFQVDSGTLACVACGILGFPFMSVVQPSEKASMELQPECILAEELPGVSGNSHISPEHSKSFKGCATEDLSPISNAFPHARDPVLPCTARFNNCWNTVDKFLRPRSFCLEHAVETLELLQCKGGANMLVICHSDYQKIKAPAAAIAEEIGCPFNYNEVPLDIASNEDLNLIDLAVDDGRDECGEDWTSKLGINLRHCVKVRKSSSSKRVQHALALGEVFSKQSRSSEFLAVNWKSRRSRTKKVYLDAPYKQCDSIDKKKEEVVEAKSADATSFKREAKIIQYSRRNKRKPSTSTGAGRFVEHPGTSEELDKHSRRASDNSIYNNGKSTSICARLDSFTSDSTEMHPDVQMLEATRDICLDSTLSQVADTVALTAGSADAQIENRSLEERNMNGGGCNLAASESDMQDEIKILKEARQNNSIIPLVIARDERSEKHRGEQENEKLNKNDDNCNLVSEGQSQLWSQEDVLMNVVSVFTKSTNLSAADSIVTSSEEQIVNAVIEKSCVNSEVCESMTLGDEVQQEIQTTNRSNDKAPVSCSSTLLNDPTFAAAECHVEFDRETHIVEEFSNVVSSEFKPEEDIEIPKGRYEKPSLSPTRRVGQHSPASTDRLSGVAKAFCAAADFQPGPTSHGEEFQAADRTSEGEYISTSMIKMEETHPSSLEESSEVPRGSSLEEGTSSGVTSATLVQQDAQTTNAAVEAPSHNFVVRGENQPIPVSVEDEVPRVSCAIDVTLDDKERWTNSYSNKELIASHDTSKCEPSRVTIKTYFRVKRGSRAARELHNGTEVCISQHDRELGNIEPSILDPRPSPEIGSKRKRGVGQKMDDNSNFNGYIRGPCEGLRPRAAKDATVSRIDIHNQVEEQPVAKKVKRPSDVPVPPKDKKKEQVRKPHSCNLGGCSMSFQTKEELMVHKRNRCPHEGCGKKFSCHKYAMVHSRVHDSARPFKCPWKGCSMSFKWAWAQTEHIRVHTGEKPYKCKVDGCGLSFRFVSDFSRHRRKTGHYVS, encoded by the exons ATGGGTGATGTTAAGATACCAAATTGGCTTAAAGGGTTGCCATTGGCGCCCGAGTTTCATCCAACCCATACCGAATTTGCTGACCCAATTGCTTATATATCGAAAATTGAGAAGGAAGCCAGTGAATTTGGTATTTGCAAGATTATCCCACCATTGCCGAAACCTTCCAAGAGATATGTTTTTAGTAACTTGAATAAGTCACTTGCTAAGCGGCCCGAATTGGGTTCTGATTTGATCCCTGGGAATGATGGTGATGCTGTGAAAGTGGGTTCTGGGGATGGTAGTAATGATGGGGAGGTTAGGGCAGTGTTTACCACTAGGCACCAAGAATTGGGGCAGACTGTGAAAAGAGCGAAAGGGGCGGGTGTTCAGGATCCGCCGCCATCGGGTGTTGATAAGCAAGTGTGGCAAAGTGGGGAAGTTTATACTTTAGAGCAGTTTGAGTCCAAGTCCAGAGCTTTCGCAAGGAGCATTTTAGGTACAATTAGAGATGTTTCTCCATTGGTTATAGAGGCAATGTTTTGGAAGGCAGCTTCTGAGAAGCCGATATATATTGAGTATGCCAATGATGTGCCTGGGTCTGCTTTTGAAGAACCGGAGGGTCTGTTGTGCTATTCACGTAggcggaggaggaagaggaattCCTACCACAGAAGTGGACCAAACTCTGATAGCAAGAAAAGTGAAATGATTAGCAGTTGTGAAAGAAAGTCCCAAAATGGTGAAGTTGAGGATGCTTCCCCTAAAAATGTTTCACTTACATCCGTGGAGGTACCCAAATCATCTGCTTTGCCAGGAATAGTGTCAACAGATGAAACTTCTCAATCTTCTAggaaaaaaagtcaaaattctTCTTGTGACGTGGAAG GTGTTACTTCTCCTATGGTTTACATCGGCATGTTGTTCAGCTGGTTTGCTTGGCATGTTGAAGATCATGAGCTTCACAGCATGAATTTTCTGCACAATGGATCTGCAAAGACTTGGTATTCTGTTCCTGGAGATTATGCATTTGCTTTTGAGGAACTTATTCGCACTGAGGCGTATGGTGGTACTGCTGACCGTCTGG CTGCTCTCTCACTATTGGGTAATAAAACAACTTTAATGTCACCTGAGGTAGTTATCGCATCGGGAATTCCTTGTTGCAG GTTAATACAGAATCCTGGTGAATTTGTTGTGACTTTTCCAAGGGCTTACCATGTAGGATTCAGTCACG GTTTCAATTGTGGAGAAGCTGCTAACTTTGGAACACCACAATGGCTTAAAGTGGCTAAAGAAGCTGCAGTACGTAGAGCTGCTATGAATTATCTTCCTATGCTCTCCCATCAACAGCTGCTATACCTCTCGACTATGTCTTTTGTTTCAAG AGTGCCGAAGTCCCTACTACCAGGTGTGCGGAGTTCCCGTATGAGAGATAGGCAAAAGGAAGACAGAGAGCTATCAGTAAAGAAGGCTTTTATTGAAGATATTTTAAATGAGAACGATGTGTTATCTGCTCTTCTTGGGAAAGAATCAAGTTGCCGTGCAGTATTATGGAATCCTGATTTACTTCCAAATGCAAGTAAAGAGTCTTCCATACCCACTGCAAGTGCTCCTGTTGATACgaattcaaaagaaaatgctACGGATACTCAGGGTGGAAATAGTACTAATGATCAGAACTTTCTGGTAGATGAAATGAGTTTGTACATGGAAAATCTTAACGACTTATATTTGGGCAGTGATGATTTGTCTGATGACTTCCAAGTTGACTCAGGAACATTGGCATGCGTGGCATGTGGGATACTTGGGTTTCCATTTATGTCTGTGGTGCAACCATCTGAGAAGGCGTCAATGGAACTTCAGCCTGAATGTATTTTGGCTGAAGAATTGCCTGGAGTTTCAGGCAATTCTCATATCTCTCCAGAGCATAGCAAATCTTTCAAAGGCTGTGCTACAG AGGATCTCTCTCCTATTTCCAATGCTTTTCCACATGCAAGGGATCCCGTCTTACCTTGCACAGCAAGGTTTAACAACTGTTGGAATACTGTTGATAAATTTCTGAGACCACGGAGTTTCTGTCTTGAACATGCTGTTGAAACTTTGGAGCTGTTGCAGTGTAAAGGTGGAGCAAACATGCTTGTGATTTGCCATTCTG ACTATCAGAAAATAAAGGCTCCTGCTGCAGCCATTGCAGAAGAAATTGGTTGCCCTTTTAACTATAACGAGGTTCCATTGGACATTGCCTCAAATGAAGATTTGAACTTGATAGATCTTGCTGTCGATGATGGACGTGATGAATGTGGAGAAGATTGGACCTCAAAGTTGGGTATCAACCTACGGCACTGTGTCAAGGTCAGAAAAAGTTCTTCCTCGAAGCGAGTCCAGCATGCATTGGCATTGGGTGAAGTGTTCTCGAAACAAAGTCGCAGCTCAGAATTTCTGGCCGTTAACTGGAAATCTAGAAGATCTCGGACGAAGAAGGTTTATCTAGATGCCCCTTACAAACAATGTGACAGCATTgacaaaaagaaggaagaagtgGTGGAGGCAAAGTCAGCAGATGCCACCTCTTTTAAAAGGGAAGCAAAAATAATTCAATATTCAAGAAGGAATAAGCGAAAACCAAGTACTTCTACGGGAGCAGGTAGGTTTGTTGAGCACCCCGGTACTTCTGAAGAGCTTGATAAACATAGCAGGAGGGCATCAGATAATAGCATTTACAACAATGGGAAGTCCACCAGCATATGTGCAAGGTTGGACTCATTTACATCAGATAGTACTGAAATGCATCCTGATGTCCAGATGCTTGAAGCCACCAGGGATATCTGTTTGGACTCTACTCTTTCACAAGTTGCAGATACAGTTGCCTTAACAGCTGGAAGTGCTGATGCACAGATTGAAAATCGCAGTTTGGAAGAGAGGAACATGAATGGTGGAGGTTGTAATCTAGCAGCAAGCGAGTCTGATATGCAAGATGAGATCAAGATCCTTAAAGAAGCCAGGCAAAACAACTCAATCATTCCACTTGTCATTGCACGTGATGAAAGGTCTGAAAAGCATAGAGGGGAACAGGAAAACgaaaaattgaacaaaaatgatgacaattGTAATCTGGTGTCTGAAGGGCAGTCCCAACTTTGGTCTCAGGAGGATGTTCTTATGAATGTGGTTTCTGTTTTCACCAAATCAACAAACTTATCTGCTGCTGACTCAATTGTGACAAGTTCTGAGGAACAGATAGTCAATGCAGTCATTGAGAAATCTTGCGTGAATAGTGAAGTTTGTGAATCTATGACTTTGGGTGATGAAGTGCAGCAAGAAATCCAAACTACTAACAGAAGTAACGACAAGGCACCGGTTTCATGTAGTTCCACGCTGTTGAATGATCCAACCTTTGCTGCAGCTGAATGTCATGTTGAATTTGACAGAGAGACTcatattgtagaagaatttagcaATGTTGTTTCTTCAGAATTCAAACCAGAAGAAGATATTGAGATTCCAAAAGGAAGATATGAGAAACCCAGTTTAAGTCCTACCAGACGAGTCGGTCAACACTCTCCTGCTTCTACAGACAGATTGTCTGGAGTTGCAAAGGCGTTCTGTGCTGCAGCAGATTTTCAGCCAGGCCCAACTTCACATGGTGAAGAATTTCAGGCAGCAGATAGAACTAGTGAGGGGGAATACATCTCTACTTCAATGATAAAGATGGAAGAAACTCATCCCTCGTCATtggaagaatcttctgaagttCCAAGAGGAAGCTCTTTGGAGGAAGGCACGAGCAGTGGCGTGACTTCAGCCACTCTAGTTCAGCAAGATGCCCAAACTACAAATGCAGCTGTGGAAGCGCCCAGTCATAATTTTGTTGTTCGAGGAGAAAATCAGCCTATACCTGTCTCGGTTGAAGATGAAGTTCCCAGAGTGAGCTGTGCAATAGATGTGACCTTGGATGATAAAGAACGGTGGACAAACTCGTACAGTAATAAGGAACTCATTGCTAGTCATGATACTTCAAAATGCGAGCCGTCTCGTGTTACAATTAAAACATACTTTAGAGTTAAAAGAGGGAGCCGTGCTGCTCGAGAATTGCACAACGGTACTGAAGTTTGTATATCACAACATGATAGAGAGCTGGGAAACATTGAGCCTTCCATTTTAGACCCCAGACCAAGTCCTGAAATTGGAAGTAAAAGAAAGAGAGGAGTGGGGCAGAAAATGGATGACAACTCCAACTTCAATGGATATATTAGGGGGCCATGTGAAGGTCTGCGACCAAGGGCTGCGAAGGATGCAACAGTTAGTAGGATAGACATCCACAACCAGGTCGAAGAGCAGCCAGTGGCAAAGAAGGTGAAGAGACCTTCAGATGTTCCTGTTCCTCCCAAGGATAAGAAGAAAGAGCAAGTAAGGAAGCCCCACAGCTGCAACCTAGGGGGCTGTAGCATGAGTTTTCAGACAAAGGAGGAGTTAATGGTGCACAAGCGTAACCGCTGCCCACATGAAGGGTGTGGTAAGAAGTTCAGTTGCCACAAGTATGCAATGGTTCACAGCCGTGTGCATGATAGTGCTAGGCCCTTCAAGTGCCCATGGAAGGGTTGCTCCATGTCATTCAAGTGGGCATGGGCCCAGACTGAGCATATACGAGTGCACACTGGAGAAAAACCATACAAGTGCAAGGTGGACGGCTGTGGCCTCTCTTTCAGGTTTGTATCAGATTTTAGCCGTCACAGACGGAAAACAGGGCATTATGTGAGCTAA
- the LOC112182367 gene encoding probable lysine-specific demethylase ELF6 isoform X1, protein MGDVKIPNWLKGLPLAPEFHPTHTEFADPIAYISKIEKEASEFGICKIIPPLPKPSKRYVFSNLNKSLAKRPELGSDLIPGNDGDAVKVGSGDGSNDGEVRAVFTTRHQELGQTVKRAKGAGVQDPPPSGVDKQVWQSGEVYTLEQFESKSRAFARSILGTIRDVSPLVIEAMFWKAASEKPIYIEYANDVPGSAFEEPEGLLCYSRRRRRKRNSYHRSGPNSDSKKSEMISSCERKSQNGEVEDASPKNVSLTSVEVPKSSALPGIVSTDETSQSSRKKSQNSSCDVEGTAGWKLSNSPWNLQVIARSPGSLTRFMPDDIPGVTSPMVYIGMLFSWFAWHVEDHELHSMNFLHNGSAKTWYSVPGDYAFAFEELIRTEAYGGTADRLAALSLLGNKTTLMSPEVVIASGIPCCRLIQNPGEFVVTFPRAYHVGFSHGFNCGEAANFGTPQWLKVAKEAAVRRAAMNYLPMLSHQQLLYLSTMSFVSRVPKSLLPGVRSSRMRDRQKEDRELSVKKAFIEDILNENDVLSALLGKESSCRAVLWNPDLLPNASKESSIPTASAPVDTNSKENATDTQGGNSTNDQNFLVDEMSLYMENLNDLYLGSDDLSDDFQVDSGTLACVACGILGFPFMSVVQPSEKASMELQPECILAEELPGVSGNSHISPEHSKSFKGCATEDLSPISNAFPHARDPVLPCTARFNNCWNTVDKFLRPRSFCLEHAVETLELLQCKGGANMLVICHSDYQKIKAPAAAIAEEIGCPFNYNEVPLDIASNEDLNLIDLAVDDGRDECGEDWTSKLGINLRHCVKVRKSSSSKRVQHALALGEVFSKQSRSSEFLAVNWKSRRSRTKKVYLDAPYKQCDSIDKKKEEVVEAKSADATSFKREAKIIQYSRRNKRKPSTSTGAGRFVEHPGTSEELDKHSRRASDNSIYNNGKSTSICARLDSFTSDSTEMHPDVQMLEATRDICLDSTLSQVADTVALTAGSADAQIENRSLEERNMNGGGCNLAASESDMQDEIKILKEARQNNSIIPLVIARDERSEKHRGEQENEKLNKNDDNCNLVSEGQSQLWSQEDVLMNVVSVFTKSTNLSAADSIVTSSEEQIVNAVIEKSCVNSEVCESMTLGDEVQQEIQTTNRSNDKAPVSCSSTLLNDPTFAAAECHVEFDRETHIVEEFSNVVSSEFKPEEDIEIPKGRYEKPSLSPTRRVGQHSPASTDRLSGVAKAFCAAADFQPGPTSHGEEFQAADRTSEGEYISTSMIKMEETHPSSLEESSEVPRGSSLEEGTSSGVTSATLVQQDAQTTNAAVEAPSHNFVVRGENQPIPVSVEDEVPRVSCAIDVTLDDKERWTNSYSNKELIASHDTSKCEPSRVTIKTYFRVKRGSRAARELHNGTEVCISQHDRELGNIEPSILDPRPSPEIGSKRKRGVGQKMDDNSNFNGYIRGPCEGLRPRAAKDATVSRIDIHNQVEEQPVAKKVKRPSDVPVPPKDKKKEQVRKPHSCNLGGCSMSFQTKEELMVHKRNRCPHEGCGKKFSCHKYAMVHSRVHDSARPFKCPWKGCSMSFKWAWAQTEHIRVHTGEKPYKCKVDGCGLSFRFVSDFSRHRRKTGHYVS, encoded by the exons ATGGGTGATGTTAAGATACCAAATTGGCTTAAAGGGTTGCCATTGGCGCCCGAGTTTCATCCAACCCATACCGAATTTGCTGACCCAATTGCTTATATATCGAAAATTGAGAAGGAAGCCAGTGAATTTGGTATTTGCAAGATTATCCCACCATTGCCGAAACCTTCCAAGAGATATGTTTTTAGTAACTTGAATAAGTCACTTGCTAAGCGGCCCGAATTGGGTTCTGATTTGATCCCTGGGAATGATGGTGATGCTGTGAAAGTGGGTTCTGGGGATGGTAGTAATGATGGGGAGGTTAGGGCAGTGTTTACCACTAGGCACCAAGAATTGGGGCAGACTGTGAAAAGAGCGAAAGGGGCGGGTGTTCAGGATCCGCCGCCATCGGGTGTTGATAAGCAAGTGTGGCAAAGTGGGGAAGTTTATACTTTAGAGCAGTTTGAGTCCAAGTCCAGAGCTTTCGCAAGGAGCATTTTAGGTACAATTAGAGATGTTTCTCCATTGGTTATAGAGGCAATGTTTTGGAAGGCAGCTTCTGAGAAGCCGATATATATTGAGTATGCCAATGATGTGCCTGGGTCTGCTTTTGAAGAACCGGAGGGTCTGTTGTGCTATTCACGTAggcggaggaggaagaggaattCCTACCACAGAAGTGGACCAAACTCTGATAGCAAGAAAAGTGAAATGATTAGCAGTTGTGAAAGAAAGTCCCAAAATGGTGAAGTTGAGGATGCTTCCCCTAAAAATGTTTCACTTACATCCGTGGAGGTACCCAAATCATCTGCTTTGCCAGGAATAGTGTCAACAGATGAAACTTCTCAATCTTCTAggaaaaaaagtcaaaattctTCTTGTGACGTGGAAGGTACTGCTGGTTGGAAGCTTTCAAACAGTCCATGGAACTTACAAGTCATTGCACGCTCACCTGGTTCACTTACTCGTTTCATGCCGGATGATATCCCAGGTGTTACTTCTCCTATGGTTTACATCGGCATGTTGTTCAGCTGGTTTGCTTGGCATGTTGAAGATCATGAGCTTCACAGCATGAATTTTCTGCACAATGGATCTGCAAAGACTTGGTATTCTGTTCCTGGAGATTATGCATTTGCTTTTGAGGAACTTATTCGCACTGAGGCGTATGGTGGTACTGCTGACCGTCTGG CTGCTCTCTCACTATTGGGTAATAAAACAACTTTAATGTCACCTGAGGTAGTTATCGCATCGGGAATTCCTTGTTGCAG GTTAATACAGAATCCTGGTGAATTTGTTGTGACTTTTCCAAGGGCTTACCATGTAGGATTCAGTCACG GTTTCAATTGTGGAGAAGCTGCTAACTTTGGAACACCACAATGGCTTAAAGTGGCTAAAGAAGCTGCAGTACGTAGAGCTGCTATGAATTATCTTCCTATGCTCTCCCATCAACAGCTGCTATACCTCTCGACTATGTCTTTTGTTTCAAG AGTGCCGAAGTCCCTACTACCAGGTGTGCGGAGTTCCCGTATGAGAGATAGGCAAAAGGAAGACAGAGAGCTATCAGTAAAGAAGGCTTTTATTGAAGATATTTTAAATGAGAACGATGTGTTATCTGCTCTTCTTGGGAAAGAATCAAGTTGCCGTGCAGTATTATGGAATCCTGATTTACTTCCAAATGCAAGTAAAGAGTCTTCCATACCCACTGCAAGTGCTCCTGTTGATACgaattcaaaagaaaatgctACGGATACTCAGGGTGGAAATAGTACTAATGATCAGAACTTTCTGGTAGATGAAATGAGTTTGTACATGGAAAATCTTAACGACTTATATTTGGGCAGTGATGATTTGTCTGATGACTTCCAAGTTGACTCAGGAACATTGGCATGCGTGGCATGTGGGATACTTGGGTTTCCATTTATGTCTGTGGTGCAACCATCTGAGAAGGCGTCAATGGAACTTCAGCCTGAATGTATTTTGGCTGAAGAATTGCCTGGAGTTTCAGGCAATTCTCATATCTCTCCAGAGCATAGCAAATCTTTCAAAGGCTGTGCTACAG AGGATCTCTCTCCTATTTCCAATGCTTTTCCACATGCAAGGGATCCCGTCTTACCTTGCACAGCAAGGTTTAACAACTGTTGGAATACTGTTGATAAATTTCTGAGACCACGGAGTTTCTGTCTTGAACATGCTGTTGAAACTTTGGAGCTGTTGCAGTGTAAAGGTGGAGCAAACATGCTTGTGATTTGCCATTCTG ACTATCAGAAAATAAAGGCTCCTGCTGCAGCCATTGCAGAAGAAATTGGTTGCCCTTTTAACTATAACGAGGTTCCATTGGACATTGCCTCAAATGAAGATTTGAACTTGATAGATCTTGCTGTCGATGATGGACGTGATGAATGTGGAGAAGATTGGACCTCAAAGTTGGGTATCAACCTACGGCACTGTGTCAAGGTCAGAAAAAGTTCTTCCTCGAAGCGAGTCCAGCATGCATTGGCATTGGGTGAAGTGTTCTCGAAACAAAGTCGCAGCTCAGAATTTCTGGCCGTTAACTGGAAATCTAGAAGATCTCGGACGAAGAAGGTTTATCTAGATGCCCCTTACAAACAATGTGACAGCATTgacaaaaagaaggaagaagtgGTGGAGGCAAAGTCAGCAGATGCCACCTCTTTTAAAAGGGAAGCAAAAATAATTCAATATTCAAGAAGGAATAAGCGAAAACCAAGTACTTCTACGGGAGCAGGTAGGTTTGTTGAGCACCCCGGTACTTCTGAAGAGCTTGATAAACATAGCAGGAGGGCATCAGATAATAGCATTTACAACAATGGGAAGTCCACCAGCATATGTGCAAGGTTGGACTCATTTACATCAGATAGTACTGAAATGCATCCTGATGTCCAGATGCTTGAAGCCACCAGGGATATCTGTTTGGACTCTACTCTTTCACAAGTTGCAGATACAGTTGCCTTAACAGCTGGAAGTGCTGATGCACAGATTGAAAATCGCAGTTTGGAAGAGAGGAACATGAATGGTGGAGGTTGTAATCTAGCAGCAAGCGAGTCTGATATGCAAGATGAGATCAAGATCCTTAAAGAAGCCAGGCAAAACAACTCAATCATTCCACTTGTCATTGCACGTGATGAAAGGTCTGAAAAGCATAGAGGGGAACAGGAAAACgaaaaattgaacaaaaatgatgacaattGTAATCTGGTGTCTGAAGGGCAGTCCCAACTTTGGTCTCAGGAGGATGTTCTTATGAATGTGGTTTCTGTTTTCACCAAATCAACAAACTTATCTGCTGCTGACTCAATTGTGACAAGTTCTGAGGAACAGATAGTCAATGCAGTCATTGAGAAATCTTGCGTGAATAGTGAAGTTTGTGAATCTATGACTTTGGGTGATGAAGTGCAGCAAGAAATCCAAACTACTAACAGAAGTAACGACAAGGCACCGGTTTCATGTAGTTCCACGCTGTTGAATGATCCAACCTTTGCTGCAGCTGAATGTCATGTTGAATTTGACAGAGAGACTcatattgtagaagaatttagcaATGTTGTTTCTTCAGAATTCAAACCAGAAGAAGATATTGAGATTCCAAAAGGAAGATATGAGAAACCCAGTTTAAGTCCTACCAGACGAGTCGGTCAACACTCTCCTGCTTCTACAGACAGATTGTCTGGAGTTGCAAAGGCGTTCTGTGCTGCAGCAGATTTTCAGCCAGGCCCAACTTCACATGGTGAAGAATTTCAGGCAGCAGATAGAACTAGTGAGGGGGAATACATCTCTACTTCAATGATAAAGATGGAAGAAACTCATCCCTCGTCATtggaagaatcttctgaagttCCAAGAGGAAGCTCTTTGGAGGAAGGCACGAGCAGTGGCGTGACTTCAGCCACTCTAGTTCAGCAAGATGCCCAAACTACAAATGCAGCTGTGGAAGCGCCCAGTCATAATTTTGTTGTTCGAGGAGAAAATCAGCCTATACCTGTCTCGGTTGAAGATGAAGTTCCCAGAGTGAGCTGTGCAATAGATGTGACCTTGGATGATAAAGAACGGTGGACAAACTCGTACAGTAATAAGGAACTCATTGCTAGTCATGATACTTCAAAATGCGAGCCGTCTCGTGTTACAATTAAAACATACTTTAGAGTTAAAAGAGGGAGCCGTGCTGCTCGAGAATTGCACAACGGTACTGAAGTTTGTATATCACAACATGATAGAGAGCTGGGAAACATTGAGCCTTCCATTTTAGACCCCAGACCAAGTCCTGAAATTGGAAGTAAAAGAAAGAGAGGAGTGGGGCAGAAAATGGATGACAACTCCAACTTCAATGGATATATTAGGGGGCCATGTGAAGGTCTGCGACCAAGGGCTGCGAAGGATGCAACAGTTAGTAGGATAGACATCCACAACCAGGTCGAAGAGCAGCCAGTGGCAAAGAAGGTGAAGAGACCTTCAGATGTTCCTGTTCCTCCCAAGGATAAGAAGAAAGAGCAAGTAAGGAAGCCCCACAGCTGCAACCTAGGGGGCTGTAGCATGAGTTTTCAGACAAAGGAGGAGTTAATGGTGCACAAGCGTAACCGCTGCCCACATGAAGGGTGTGGTAAGAAGTTCAGTTGCCACAAGTATGCAATGGTTCACAGCCGTGTGCATGATAGTGCTAGGCCCTTCAAGTGCCCATGGAAGGGTTGCTCCATGTCATTCAAGTGGGCATGGGCCCAGACTGAGCATATACGAGTGCACACTGGAGAAAAACCATACAAGTGCAAGGTGGACGGCTGTGGCCTCTCTTTCAGGTTTGTATCAGATTTTAGCCGTCACAGACGGAAAACAGGGCATTATGTGAGCTAA